A window of the Geothermobacter ehrlichii genome harbors these coding sequences:
- the gspE gene encoding type II secretion system ATPase GspE codes for MNEQTSFGEILRQQFGVPAEVIDRALQRQAEDGRRLDAILLEDGEVDKSVLRAALARQLDLPWFETLPEPKGTEDLLGRLSMGYLRENRVFPLERAGGRLLLAMANPNEGAPVNDLVALTGDQVEICLAPDEEILQAINRAYERHDNETQALGPDIGGDESPELEPADLLDTSDEAPVIRFVNGLLTKACRERASDIHIEPFETELVVRFRIDGILYEILRPPRRAHAAIVSRLKIMAGLDIAEKRLPQDGRFRVRIAGRDVDVRVSSLPTAFGERLVLRLLEKTSGVLSLADLGLNRELMLQVDRLIHQPHGIFLVTGPTGSGKTTTLYAALTRLNSQEKNIITVEDPIEYQLAGVGQIQVNPKIDLTFAAGLRSILRQDPDIIMVGEIRDVETAEIAVQAALTGHMVFSTLHTNDAAGALTRLVEMGIEPFLAASSIVAVMAQRLVRRLCPRCRQPFTPDDELLRSLGAGELPADAVFYRPAGCDDCLQIGYHGRTGIYELMPMDDTLRELLMQGKDANSIAAAALRRGMRSLRNDGLRKALAGETSIEEVLRVTSEEN; via the coding sequence ATGAACGAGCAGACCAGTTTCGGCGAGATTCTGCGGCAGCAGTTCGGCGTTCCGGCCGAGGTCATCGACCGGGCGCTGCAGCGTCAGGCCGAGGACGGTCGCCGGCTCGACGCCATTCTGCTCGAGGATGGAGAGGTCGACAAGTCGGTGCTGCGGGCGGCCCTGGCCAGACAGCTCGACCTGCCCTGGTTCGAAACCCTGCCCGAACCGAAAGGCACCGAAGATCTGCTCGGCCGCCTGTCCATGGGCTACCTGCGGGAAAACCGCGTCTTCCCCCTGGAGCGGGCCGGCGGCAGACTGCTGCTGGCCATGGCAAACCCGAACGAGGGAGCCCCGGTCAACGATCTGGTCGCCCTGACCGGAGACCAGGTGGAAATCTGCCTGGCACCGGACGAGGAGATTCTGCAGGCCATCAACCGGGCCTACGAGCGGCACGACAACGAAACCCAGGCCCTCGGGCCCGATATCGGCGGCGACGAATCGCCGGAGCTGGAACCGGCCGATCTGCTCGACACCTCGGACGAGGCTCCGGTCATCCGCTTCGTCAACGGCCTGCTCACCAAGGCCTGCCGGGAACGGGCCAGCGACATCCACATCGAGCCTTTCGAAACCGAACTGGTGGTCCGGTTCCGCATCGACGGCATCCTCTACGAAATCCTGCGTCCGCCACGACGGGCGCACGCCGCCATCGTCTCGCGGCTGAAGATCATGGCCGGACTGGACATCGCCGAAAAGCGCCTGCCCCAGGACGGACGCTTTCGCGTGCGCATTGCCGGCCGGGACGTCGACGTCCGTGTCTCCTCCCTGCCCACAGCTTTTGGTGAACGCCTGGTGCTGCGTCTGCTGGAGAAAACCTCTGGCGTTCTCAGCCTGGCCGATCTCGGCCTGAACCGCGAACTGATGCTGCAGGTCGACCGGCTGATCCACCAGCCGCACGGCATCTTCCTGGTGACCGGCCCCACCGGCTCCGGCAAGACGACCACCCTCTACGCCGCCCTGACCCGGCTCAACTCGCAGGAGAAGAACATCATCACCGTCGAGGACCCCATCGAATACCAGCTGGCCGGAGTGGGACAGATCCAGGTCAATCCCAAGATCGATCTCACCTTCGCCGCCGGCCTGCGTTCGATCCTGCGCCAGGATCCGGACATCATCATGGTTGGCGAAATCCGCGACGTCGAAACCGCCGAAATCGCCGTACAGGCGGCGCTGACCGGCCACATGGTCTTTTCCACCCTGCACACCAACGACGCCGCCGGCGCCCTGACCCGGCTGGTGGAGATGGGCATCGAGCCCTTTCTCGCCGCCAGTTCCATCGTCGCCGTCATGGCCCAACGTCTGGTGCGCAGGCTCTGTCCGCGCTGCCGGCAGCCCTTCACGCCCGACGACGAGCTGCTGCGCAGCCTAGGCGCCGGCGAGCTGCCCGCCGACGCCGTCTTCTACCGCCCCGCCGGTTGCGACGACTGCCTGCAGATCGGCTATCACGGCCGCACCGGCATTTACGAGCTGATGCCGATGGACGATACGCTGCGCGAGTTGCTGATGCAGGGCAAGGACGCCAACAGCATCGCTGCCGCCGCCCTGCGCAGGGGGATGCGCAGCCTGCGGAACGACGGCCTGCGCAAGGCCCTCGCCGGCGAGACCTCGATCGAGGAAGTGCTGCGCGTCACCAGCGAGGAGAACTGA
- the gspD gene encoding type II secretion system secretin GspD, which yields MYRIFCGIVPSLVLAVCLTTLSPTPAAAAVADSEESISLDFRDVELTELIETMAELTGRNFIYDETVRGKVTIISPGGMSLDEAYQLFLTVLNVKGYTVVPSGKANKIVQIKNAARDNLPVVGAGDRSAAYVTRMVRLTYGNATELAGLLASLIPKTGSIVAYAPSNTLVITDSGSNIDRLVKIIEVLDVPSGPDQMEIFTLRHADAEEVARVVNSVLGGTGAVSRRARAGQNIKVAGQTGGGRAIGFKRTNSLIVLADRERMEMVRGLIARLDAEPLQERSNINVYYLENADAETLAKTLNEILTGMRATATSTPAKPGQKAPATRGPVSITADKPTNALLINASPEDYALLKGIIRQLDVRRKQVFVEALILELSMDATREVGVALQGAVDIHGHSAVFGTSNLNSTSTGLTSLAPDPNVGNGQLPSLLSQTINGLLLGGLFSPITTKGPDGSLITIPAFSALIQLSEKTSDVNILSAPRLLTSDNEEAEIIVGSNVPVITSRLTDTGGTGLAQSVAVERQDVALTLRFTPQITEGDLVRLNVFQEITDIADNSVGNINEVGPTFTKRQLRNTVLARNGQTIVLGGLIGTNIKSTESKVPLLGDIPLLGRLFRSSGTTEQKTNLLVFITPHIIRDSADLAEITRKSRLTGSSMQTEALRRSIPPDSLMTELPPPAEDENP from the coding sequence GTGTATCGTATATTCTGCGGAATCGTTCCGAGCCTCGTTCTCGCCGTCTGCCTGACCACACTTTCTCCGACGCCGGCTGCGGCGGCCGTCGCCGACAGCGAAGAGAGCATCTCCCTCGATTTCCGCGATGTCGAACTGACCGAGCTGATCGAGACCATGGCCGAACTGACCGGCCGCAACTTCATCTACGATGAAACCGTCCGCGGCAAGGTGACGATTATCTCGCCCGGAGGCATGAGCCTGGACGAGGCCTACCAGCTCTTTCTCACCGTCCTCAACGTCAAGGGCTACACGGTGGTGCCGAGCGGCAAGGCCAACAAGATTGTCCAGATCAAGAACGCCGCCCGCGACAACCTGCCGGTCGTCGGCGCCGGCGATCGTTCGGCCGCCTACGTCACCCGGATGGTCAGGCTCACCTACGGCAACGCCACCGAACTGGCCGGACTTCTCGCCTCGCTCATACCCAAGACCGGCAGCATCGTCGCCTATGCCCCCTCCAACACCCTGGTCATCACCGACAGCGGCAGCAACATCGACCGCCTGGTCAAGATCATCGAGGTCCTGGACGTTCCGTCGGGGCCGGACCAGATGGAGATTTTCACCCTGCGGCACGCCGACGCCGAGGAAGTGGCGCGCGTCGTCAACAGCGTGCTCGGCGGTACCGGAGCCGTCAGCCGCCGAGCCCGCGCCGGACAGAACATCAAGGTGGCGGGGCAGACCGGCGGCGGCCGCGCCATCGGCTTCAAGCGCACCAACAGCCTCATCGTGCTCGCCGACCGCGAACGGATGGAGATGGTGCGCGGGCTGATAGCCCGCCTCGACGCCGAACCGCTGCAGGAGCGTTCCAACATCAACGTCTACTACCTCGAAAACGCCGACGCCGAAACCCTGGCCAAGACCCTGAACGAGATCCTGACCGGCATGCGCGCCACCGCGACCTCGACCCCGGCGAAACCGGGACAGAAGGCGCCGGCCACCCGCGGGCCGGTATCGATCACCGCCGACAAGCCGACCAACGCCCTGCTGATCAACGCCAGCCCCGAGGACTACGCCCTGCTCAAGGGAATCATCCGGCAGCTCGACGTGCGGCGCAAGCAGGTCTTCGTCGAGGCCCTGATCCTCGAGCTGTCGATGGACGCCACCAGGGAGGTCGGCGTCGCCCTGCAGGGAGCCGTCGACATCCACGGCCACAGCGCCGTTTTCGGCACCAGCAATCTCAACAGTACCTCCACCGGCCTCACCAGCCTGGCCCCCGATCCGAATGTCGGCAACGGCCAGCTGCCGAGCCTGCTGTCGCAGACCATCAACGGCCTGCTGCTCGGCGGCCTGTTCAGTCCGATCACCACCAAGGGGCCGGACGGCAGCCTGATCACCATCCCCGCTTTCTCGGCCCTGATCCAGCTGTCGGAAAAGACCTCCGACGTCAACATCCTGTCGGCGCCGCGGCTGCTGACTTCGGACAACGAGGAGGCGGAGATCATCGTCGGCTCAAACGTTCCGGTCATCACCAGTCGCCTGACCGATACCGGCGGCACCGGCCTGGCCCAGTCGGTAGCTGTCGAGCGTCAGGATGTCGCCCTCACCCTGCGCTTCACCCCCCAGATCACCGAAGGCGACCTGGTGCGGCTGAACGTCTTCCAGGAAATCACCGACATCGCCGACAACAGCGTCGGCAACATCAACGAAGTCGGACCGACCTTCACCAAGCGGCAGCTGCGCAACACGGTCCTGGCCCGCAACGGCCAGACCATCGTCCTCGGCGGCCTGATCGGCACCAACATCAAGTCGACCGAGAGCAAGGTCCCCCTGCTGGGCGACATCCCCCTGCTCGGCCGGCTTTTCCGTTCCAGCGGCACCACGGAACAGAAGACCAACCTGCTGGTCTTCATCACCCCGCACATCATCCGCGACAGCGCCGACCTGGCCGAAATCACCCGCAAAAGCCGCCTTACCGGCAGCAGCATGCAGACCGAGGCCCTGCGCCGCTCCATCCCCCCCGACTCCCTGATGACCGAACTGCCACCTCCGGCCGAAGACGAGAACCCATGA
- the gspC gene encoding type II secretion system protein GspC, whose amino-acid sequence MLLTLAQKYGRGGLLLLGGLSGLSLGVFCASVAGLYLEPGATVQPAAAVSRNAVPRPPVLRDYQVILDRNLFNPDGTGLSFGPESPATSRQDRAAAVSWQLIGTVSGGPKPLATLRGNGEARVWHLGDRLPDGSRLVHIERSRVGLRLPDGRDIILKLPEKSTGTEKTGTRRNHKAQTAPGSGNVIGQGIRRLGDGRWLIPRAEAELARSNIGQLIRQARVEPNLVEGRTEGFIIRMIRPGSLLSRLGLRVGDILHQVNGINLDSPEKALQIMQQLRQARQLDLALERNGKRLTYSYRID is encoded by the coding sequence ATGCTTTTGACCCTGGCACAGAAATACGGACGGGGAGGCCTGCTCCTGCTCGGCGGCCTGTCCGGTCTGTCTCTCGGCGTATTCTGCGCTTCGGTGGCGGGGCTCTATCTGGAGCCCGGCGCCACCGTCCAGCCGGCTGCCGCCGTCAGCCGCAACGCCGTCCCGCGCCCCCCCGTTCTGCGCGATTACCAGGTCATTCTCGATCGCAACCTGTTCAATCCCGACGGAACCGGACTCTCTTTCGGTCCCGAATCACCGGCGACCAGCCGTCAGGACCGGGCGGCGGCCGTCAGCTGGCAGCTGATCGGCACCGTCAGTGGCGGGCCGAAGCCGCTGGCCACCCTGCGCGGCAATGGAGAAGCCCGGGTCTGGCACCTGGGCGACCGGCTGCCGGACGGCAGCCGGCTGGTGCATATCGAACGGTCGCGAGTCGGGCTGCGCCTGCCGGACGGTCGGGATATCATTCTGAAACTGCCCGAAAAGAGCACCGGGACGGAAAAAACCGGAACCCGGCGCAATCACAAGGCACAAACCGCGCCCGGCAGCGGCAACGTCATCGGCCAGGGAATCCGCAGGCTGGGCGACGGCCGCTGGCTGATTCCCCGCGCGGAAGCCGAACTGGCGCGCAGCAACATCGGGCAGCTGATCCGCCAGGCGCGGGTCGAACCGAACCTGGTCGAAGGCCGCACCGAAGGCTTTATCATCCGCATGATCCGCCCCGGCAGTCTGCTGAGCCGACTCGGGCTGCGGGTCGGCGACATCCTGCACCAGGTCAACGGCATCAACCTTGATTCGCCGGAAAAGGCGCTGCAGATCATGCAGCAGCTGCGTCAGGCGCGCCAGCTCGACCTGGCCCTCGAACGCAACGGCAAGCGGCTGACCTACAGCTACCGGATCGACTGA
- the polA gene encoding DNA polymerase I, with amino-acid sequence MERPRLFLIDGSSYIYRAYYAIRHLSNSRGMATNAIYGFTQMLLKVLRQYRPDAVAVVFDSKGPTFRKEIYPDYKANRAAMPEDLVPQIPVIKQVVRAFNLPALEREGYEADDIIATLARRAEASGMDVTVVTGDKDLMQIVSEHVRLLDTMKDQVYGPKEVAERFGGPDRVIEVQALAGDSSDNVPGVPGIGEKTAKQLIDEYGSLENLLANLDRIRQPKRRANLEQYAELARLSRRLVALVDDLELDVDPAELRLPEPDREALEQLFLECEFHQLRQELAGERQQERGEYRAVLDKAALDELVERLRQAERFCFDTETTGLDPLRAELVGLSFAVEPGRAWYLPLGHAYLGAPKQLDRRLVLDRLAPLFADPAIGKIAQNAKFDELVLRRAGLRLEGLVFDPMIASYLARPASRSHGMDAMAAELLGYRPISFEEVCGKGKSRISFAEVEVERATDYAAEDADITLRLADRLEPMLKETSQEKLFYEVELPLERLLAEMEWTGVRIDADFLAGLSEEFSARLRQLEDEIFTLAGTRFNVASPKQLGEVLFERMKLPRGKKTKTGWSTDVEVLTRLAEEHPVARLVLDHRSLSKLKGTYTDALPKLVHPETGRIHTSFNQTVTATGRLSSSDPNLQNIPIRTEEGRRIRESFVPDEGWLLLSADYSQIELRLLAHMADETTLKEHFRSGEDIHRRTAAEVFGVFPEMVTDEMRRSAKAINFGVIYGISAFGLAKQLGISRGEAQTYIDGYFARYPKIRAFMERCIAEAKEQKYVTTLLGRRCAVPDIDSRNANVRGYAERNAINYPVQGSAADLIKLAMLRVRRRLASGKLRSRMVLQVHDELVFEVPENEVETMRQLVREEMELAIELDLPLVVDVGVGTNWSQAH; translated from the coding sequence ATGGAACGGCCCCGTCTCTTTCTGATCGACGGATCGAGTTATATCTACCGCGCCTACTATGCCATCCGGCACCTGAGCAATTCCAGAGGGATGGCCACCAATGCCATCTACGGATTTACACAGATGCTGCTCAAGGTTCTGCGCCAGTACCGGCCCGATGCCGTGGCGGTTGTCTTCGACAGCAAGGGACCGACTTTTCGCAAGGAGATCTATCCCGATTACAAGGCCAACCGCGCCGCCATGCCCGAGGATCTGGTGCCGCAGATTCCGGTGATCAAACAGGTGGTGCGCGCCTTCAACCTGCCGGCCCTCGAGCGGGAGGGCTACGAGGCGGACGACATTATCGCCACCCTGGCGCGCCGGGCCGAAGCGAGCGGCATGGACGTGACGGTGGTCACCGGCGACAAGGACCTGATGCAGATCGTCAGCGAGCATGTGCGTCTGCTCGACACCATGAAGGACCAGGTCTACGGCCCAAAGGAGGTGGCCGAGCGTTTCGGCGGCCCGGACAGGGTGATCGAGGTGCAGGCGCTGGCCGGCGACAGCTCCGACAACGTGCCGGGGGTGCCGGGGATCGGCGAGAAGACGGCGAAGCAGCTTATCGACGAGTACGGCAGCCTGGAGAATCTGCTGGCCAATCTCGATCGCATCCGGCAGCCGAAACGGCGCGCCAACCTGGAGCAGTATGCCGAGCTGGCGCGGCTGTCGCGCCGGCTGGTGGCGCTGGTCGACGATCTGGAGCTGGATGTCGATCCCGCTGAGCTTCGTCTGCCCGAACCGGACCGCGAGGCGCTGGAACAACTCTTTCTCGAGTGCGAGTTTCACCAGCTGCGGCAGGAGCTGGCCGGCGAGCGGCAACAGGAGCGGGGTGAGTACCGGGCCGTGCTCGACAAGGCGGCCCTGGACGAGCTGGTCGAACGGCTGCGGCAGGCGGAACGCTTCTGCTTCGACACCGAGACCACCGGTCTCGATCCGCTGCGCGCCGAACTGGTCGGCCTCTCCTTCGCTGTCGAGCCGGGGCGGGCCTGGTACCTGCCGCTCGGCCATGCCTATCTCGGTGCGCCAAAGCAGCTCGACCGGCGGCTCGTTCTCGACCGTCTGGCACCGCTGTTCGCCGATCCGGCCATCGGCAAGATCGCCCAGAACGCCAAATTCGACGAACTGGTGCTGCGCCGGGCCGGACTGCGGCTGGAGGGGCTGGTCTTCGATCCGATGATCGCTTCCTACCTGGCCCGGCCGGCGTCGCGTTCCCACGGCATGGATGCCATGGCGGCCGAACTGCTCGGTTACCGGCCGATCAGTTTCGAGGAGGTCTGCGGCAAGGGCAAAAGCCGGATCAGTTTCGCCGAAGTCGAGGTCGAACGGGCCACCGATTACGCCGCCGAGGACGCCGACATCACCCTGCGCCTGGCCGACAGGCTGGAGCCGATGCTGAAGGAGACCAGCCAGGAAAAGCTCTTTTACGAGGTCGAGCTGCCGCTGGAGCGGCTGCTGGCCGAAATGGAATGGACCGGCGTGCGCATCGATGCCGACTTCCTCGCAGGCCTTTCCGAGGAGTTCAGCGCCCGGCTGCGGCAGCTGGAGGACGAGATCTTCACCCTGGCCGGCACCCGGTTCAATGTCGCCTCCCCCAAGCAGCTGGGCGAGGTCCTATTCGAGCGGATGAAGCTGCCCAGGGGGAAGAAGACCAAGACCGGCTGGTCGACCGATGTCGAAGTTCTGACCCGGCTGGCCGAGGAGCATCCCGTCGCCCGGCTGGTGCTCGATCACCGGTCACTGTCCAAGCTCAAGGGAACCTACACCGACGCCCTGCCGAAGCTGGTCCATCCGGAGACCGGCCGCATTCACACCTCCTTCAACCAGACCGTCACCGCTACCGGCCGGCTGTCGTCGAGCGATCCGAATCTGCAGAACATCCCGATCCGCACCGAAGAGGGCCGGCGTATCCGGGAAAGTTTCGTCCCCGACGAGGGCTGGCTGCTGCTGTCGGCCGACTACTCGCAGATCGAGCTGCGCCTGCTGGCGCACATGGCAGACGAGACCACCCTCAAGGAGCATTTCCGCAGCGGCGAGGACATCCATCGGCGCACGGCGGCCGAAGTGTTCGGGGTCTTTCCCGAGATGGTCACCGACGAGATGCGGCGCAGCGCCAAGGCGATCAACTTCGGGGTCATCTACGGCATCAGCGCCTTCGGCCTGGCGAAACAGCTCGGTATCAGCCGCGGCGAGGCGCAGACCTACATCGACGGTTATTTTGCCCGCTATCCGAAAATCCGCGCCTTCATGGAACGCTGTATCGCCGAGGCGAAAGAACAAAAATACGTCACCACCCTGCTCGGCCGACGCTGCGCCGTGCCCGACATCGACAGCCGAAACGCCAACGTGCGCGGCTACGCCGAACGCAACGCCATCAACTATCCGGTGCAGGGATCGGCCGCCGACCTGATCAAGCTGGCCATGCTGCGGGTGCGACGGCGTCTCGCCAGCGGGAAACTGCGCTCACGCATGGTGCTTCAGGTGCACGACGAACTGGTGTTCGAAGTCCCCGAAAACGAGGTCGAAACCATGCGGCAGCTGGTGCGCGAGGAGATGGAACTGGCCATCGAACTCGATCTGCCGCTGGTGGTCGATGTCGGTGTCGGCACCAACTGGAGCCAGGCGCACTGA
- a CDS encoding type II secretion system protein, translated as MTSPLLRQDGISLLVVLVMLAILGLSLGLAGSTWKTVVQRSKEAELLFRGDQYRKAIESYASVKHGGASGMLPAKLEDLLRDPRFPGVVRHIRKLYKDPMTGGDFELIKDPRYGNRIKGVYSSSDEAPFKAGGFPQEYATFANAESYQDWKFIYEPKQPQQRRPAGSGQQPPASGHPVFQGGQAN; from the coding sequence ATGACTTCCCCCCTGTTGCGGCAGGACGGGATCAGTCTGCTGGTGGTGCTGGTCATGCTGGCGATTCTCGGGCTTTCCCTGGGGCTGGCCGGTTCCACCTGGAAGACGGTGGTGCAGCGTTCGAAGGAAGCGGAACTTCTGTTCCGTGGAGACCAGTACCGCAAGGCCATCGAGAGTTACGCCAGCGTCAAGCATGGCGGTGCAAGCGGCATGCTGCCGGCGAAGCTGGAGGATCTGCTGCGCGACCCGCGCTTTCCCGGCGTGGTGCGGCACATCCGCAAGCTGTACAAGGATCCGATGACCGGCGGGGACTTCGAGCTGATCAAGGATCCCCGCTACGGCAACCGGATCAAGGGCGTCTACAGCAGCAGCGATGAAGCTCCTTTCAAGGCGGGCGGTTTTCCGCAGGAATATGCCACTTTCGCCAATGCCGAAAGCTACCAGGACTGGAAATTCATTTATGAACCGAAGCAGCCGCAACAGCGGCGGCCGGCCGGCAGCGGGCAACAGCCACCGGCGTCCGGACATCCGGTGTTCCAAGGTGGACAGGCCAATTGA